From a single Photobacterium gaetbulicola Gung47 genomic region:
- a CDS encoding putative iron(III) ABC transporter, periplasmic iron-compound-binding protein (COG1840) — translation MKVRTKRSLLAACILGSMFAAPQVMADGRLVVYCSATNAMCEAETKAFSEKYNVRTSFVRNGSGSTLAKIEAEKKNPHADVWYGGTLDPQSQAGEMNLLQAYPSPQLENIMPDFRDPAKRKGNYSSAVYMGILGFGVNTERLAEKGLPIPRCWNDLTKPEYTGEIQIADPQSSGTAYTALATFIQLWDEDKAFNYFKALDKNVSQYTKSGVTPSRNAARGEIAIGIGFLHDYSLEQSKGAPLELISPCEGTGYEIGGVSVIKGARNLDNAKKFVDFVLSKEGQETAWQKGQSFQILTNIKAEQSPNALNPEDLTLISYDMDKYGSSDERKRLINKWVNVVKMGQ, via the coding sequence ATGAAAGTTAGAACAAAACGCTCGCTACTCGCCGCCTGTATTCTAGGTTCAATGTTTGCAGCTCCACAAGTTATGGCTGACGGCCGATTAGTCGTATATTGCAGTGCAACCAACGCGATGTGTGAAGCGGAAACAAAAGCTTTCTCTGAAAAATACAACGTAAGAACGTCTTTTGTTCGCAACGGTTCTGGCAGCACACTGGCCAAAATCGAAGCCGAAAAGAAAAACCCTCATGCTGACGTTTGGTACGGCGGTACACTTGATCCGCAATCTCAAGCTGGCGAAATGAACCTGCTGCAAGCCTACCCTTCCCCACAGCTTGAAAACATCATGCCGGACTTCCGAGATCCCGCCAAGCGCAAAGGTAACTATTCATCTGCCGTGTATATGGGCATTCTTGGTTTTGGCGTCAACACCGAGCGCCTTGCAGAAAAAGGCCTGCCAATCCCACGTTGCTGGAATGATCTAACCAAGCCGGAATACACTGGTGAGATCCAGATTGCTGACCCTCAAAGTTCAGGCACCGCCTACACTGCCTTGGCAACCTTCATCCAACTGTGGGACGAAGACAAAGCCTTCAACTACTTTAAGGCACTGGACAAGAACGTTTCTCAGTACACCAAGTCTGGTGTAACCCCCTCTCGAAATGCAGCACGTGGCGAGATTGCTATCGGCATCGGCTTCCTGCACGACTACTCACTCGAGCAATCAAAAGGTGCACCACTTGAGTTGATCTCACCTTGTGAGGGAACCGGGTATGAAATTGGCGGTGTCAGTGTGATCAAAGGTGCCCGCAACCTTGATAACGCGAAGAAATTCGTTGATTTTGTGCTTTCAAAAGAAGGCCAGGAAACAGCGTGGCAGAAAGGCCAATCATTCCAGATCTTAACCAACATCAAGGCCGAGCAATCGCCAAACGCCTTGAATCCTGAAGATCTCACACTGATCAGCTACGACATGGACAAATACGGTTCGTCTGACGAGCGTAAACGTCTGATCAACAAGTGGGTCAATGTCGTCAAGATGGGACAATAA
- a CDS encoding hypoyhetical signal transduction histidine kinase (COG3851) produces the protein MSEISRRQHLPRLILTHAFTYAFSLIVYTISWFCLWNISRYLVSDLLLAGLFLPTGLKLAIYALSPRRLWPLFTIGEIGLIALMLPVISDDSTLYLLMLFSIFSHGLAIAFQPYWRRLDVYWKQLLALCCFAFAYANLCGIALLMVSKPMGMTIDYALEGAVSALTGGILLMPFFFLLYDYLHRQIWQPLSPTLVHQEITLRSSALVWCLAFFSIGLAAELTFLEEMKSLSLLLFLLPNIFMAYRYGWQGGVLASVMNSILLATARQISGSFDTDLELQSFIATQALIGLGLGIAISRQYLLSQQLKKANENLQAELHNKKQLAKQLVHVEEDIRKSVARELHDEIGQNITAIQIQSMLAKRLANSEQAETIADTTHELAMRIHTSTRQLLKQLRPQALDEMGLEAAIRQLATEMRFKERQVDFKLNFGILADRLDEVTAVTLYRIVQELLNNICKHAQASEVQLSLMPGSQFSLELRDNGVGLPDDWRSRGHGLRGIEERVHALSGQMTIRSNKLGCRITVNLPTKSDTT, from the coding sequence ATGAGTGAAATATCGCGACGGCAACACCTGCCTAGGCTGATCCTAACCCACGCTTTTACCTACGCCTTCAGCTTGATTGTGTATACCATAAGCTGGTTCTGCTTATGGAATATCAGCCGCTACCTGGTATCAGACCTGCTTTTAGCAGGCCTGTTTCTCCCTACTGGACTGAAACTGGCGATCTATGCGCTCAGCCCCCGCCGCCTTTGGCCTTTGTTTACCATTGGAGAGATAGGGCTGATTGCCCTCATGCTGCCGGTGATCAGCGATGACAGCACACTTTACCTGCTCATGCTGTTTTCCATCTTCAGCCATGGCTTAGCCATTGCCTTTCAACCCTACTGGCGAAGGCTAGATGTATATTGGAAACAATTACTGGCTTTGTGCTGTTTTGCTTTTGCCTATGCCAATCTATGTGGTATTGCCCTTTTGATGGTTTCCAAACCCATGGGGATGACCATCGACTACGCGTTGGAAGGAGCGGTCTCAGCATTGACTGGCGGCATTCTCTTAATGCCATTTTTCTTTTTGCTTTATGACTACCTCCACCGCCAAATATGGCAACCTCTTAGCCCAACTCTGGTACACCAAGAAATTACGCTACGTAGCTCGGCACTGGTATGGTGCCTGGCCTTTTTCAGTATCGGCCTCGCAGCAGAACTCACCTTTCTCGAAGAAATGAAATCCCTTTCGCTGCTGCTTTTTCTCTTGCCTAATATCTTTATGGCCTACCGCTATGGCTGGCAAGGAGGGGTACTGGCTAGCGTGATGAACAGTATCTTACTCGCCACGGCTCGGCAGATTTCAGGCTCATTCGACACGGACCTCGAACTTCAGAGCTTCATTGCGACTCAGGCGTTAATCGGATTGGGCTTAGGCATTGCAATCAGCCGCCAGTATCTACTGTCCCAGCAGCTGAAAAAAGCCAACGAAAACCTCCAGGCCGAACTGCACAATAAGAAGCAGTTGGCCAAACAGCTTGTTCACGTAGAGGAAGATATTCGTAAGTCTGTCGCCCGAGAGCTTCACGATGAGATAGGCCAAAACATTACAGCGATACAAATTCAATCTATGTTGGCAAAAAGGCTTGCAAATAGTGAACAAGCAGAAACAATAGCCGATACCACCCATGAACTGGCGATGCGGATCCATACCTCCACCCGTCAGTTACTCAAGCAGCTACGGCCACAGGCACTGGATGAAATGGGGCTTGAGGCAGCTATACGCCAGTTAGCGACAGAAATGCGATTCAAAGAGCGACAAGTCGATTTCAAGCTTAATTTTGGCATTTTGGCTGATCGGTTAGATGAAGTCACAGCTGTAACCCTGTATCGAATCGTTCAGGAATTACTGAACAATATCTGCAAGCACGCGCAAGCGTCAGAGGTTCAACTATCCTTGATGCCCGGTAGTCAATTTAGCCTTGAGCTTCGAGATAATGGTGTTGGCCTGCCGGATGACTGGCGAAGCCGTGGGCATGGACTGCGGGGAATAGAAGAGCGTGTTCACGCCCTAAGTGGTCAAATGACGATTCGTAGCAATAAACTCGGCTGTCGTATAACTGTTAACTTACCCACAAAATCCGACACCACCTGA
- a CDS encoding putative transcriptional regulator UhpA (COG2197): MISVTLVDDHIVVRSGFAQLLSIEPDIQVHSEYSNAKDAFRGLSETVVDVAVIDISMPDESGLVLLEKLRKKKPDFKAIILSIYDSASFVGKAIDAGAYGYLSKRCGPSELVTAIRTVASGDRYLCADALVNLSNASAGPDVLHELTKREREVFDHLILGQDVKEIGSELFISHKTIHVHRANILSKLGLSNNVDLIRFALHHKLLHDEPV, encoded by the coding sequence ATGATTTCTGTTACCTTGGTTGATGACCATATTGTGGTTCGCTCGGGGTTTGCTCAATTACTTTCCATTGAGCCTGATATTCAGGTGCATAGTGAATATAGCAATGCCAAGGATGCATTCCGCGGGCTTTCAGAGACTGTGGTCGATGTGGCTGTCATTGATATCTCGATGCCTGATGAAAGTGGCTTGGTACTGCTTGAGAAACTTCGCAAAAAAAAACCTGATTTCAAGGCGATTATCCTAAGTATTTACGACTCAGCCTCTTTTGTTGGCAAAGCCATTGATGCTGGCGCCTACGGCTATCTGTCTAAACGCTGTGGCCCGAGTGAACTGGTCACAGCGATACGTACCGTTGCAAGCGGTGACCGTTACCTCTGCGCCGATGCACTGGTTAATTTAAGCAACGCGTCTGCAGGGCCCGATGTGCTGCATGAACTCACCAAGCGCGAGCGTGAAGTGTTCGACCATTTGATACTGGGTCAGGACGTTAAAGAAATAGGCAGTGAGCTTTTTATCAGCCATAAAACGATACACGTTCACCGGGCGAATATTCTCAGCAAGCTTGGGCTATCCAATAATGTCGATTTAATTCGTTTCGCCCTACACCACAAGTTGCTCCATGATGAGCCAGTATGA
- a CDS encoding regulatory protein UhpC (COG2271), whose translation MTCAVATSPSQINESYRYWRLHLMAAMYIGYGVFYFTRKSLSFAMPAMLSDLVLSTADFGVLGTLFYITYGASKFLSGMVSDQTKPNYFMGLGLIATGVINILFGLSSSLSAFVMLWTLNALFQGWGWPPCAKLLTSWYSRAERGFWWSIWNTCHNLSGALIPVSIGIITMSWGWRYGFILPGLLAIIVGTVLCFRLRDKPQTLGLPSVGEWRDDDLEKQHEAEGKGLTFKQILKTYVLGNKYIWLLCSSYLLVYVVRIAINDWGNLYLTERHGYPLITANTTVSMFEVGGFLGSLFGGWGSDKFFRGNRAPMNLIFALGIFISVAALWLTPLDNVLVLSGCFFSIGFFVFGPQMMIGMAAAECSHKDAAGTATGFVGLFAYLGAALAGYPLAVLIENFSWEGFFGVITLCAASIGLLILPFVKAQQRAGIAVN comes from the coding sequence ATGACGTGCGCAGTCGCAACTAGCCCTAGCCAAATTAACGAAAGCTACCGCTACTGGCGTCTTCATTTGATGGCCGCGATGTATATCGGTTACGGGGTGTTCTATTTCACCCGTAAAAGTCTGAGTTTTGCCATGCCTGCAATGCTGTCGGATCTCGTACTAAGCACTGCTGATTTTGGCGTACTTGGCACCCTGTTCTACATCACTTATGGCGCATCGAAATTTCTGTCCGGCATGGTCAGTGATCAGACCAAACCGAACTATTTCATGGGGCTCGGCCTCATCGCCACTGGCGTAATAAACATACTATTCGGGCTCAGTTCATCACTTTCTGCCTTCGTGATGCTATGGACACTCAACGCTTTGTTCCAAGGCTGGGGTTGGCCGCCTTGTGCAAAATTGCTGACCAGCTGGTATTCACGAGCTGAGCGCGGCTTTTGGTGGTCGATTTGGAACACTTGCCACAACTTGAGCGGTGCACTTATCCCTGTCTCGATCGGGATAATCACAATGAGTTGGGGATGGCGTTACGGATTCATCTTGCCGGGTCTACTCGCCATCATAGTGGGCACGGTACTGTGCTTTCGGCTAAGGGACAAGCCACAAACCCTAGGTTTGCCAAGCGTTGGCGAGTGGCGTGATGACGATTTGGAAAAACAGCACGAAGCAGAAGGAAAAGGACTGACATTCAAGCAGATACTGAAAACCTATGTCTTGGGCAACAAGTATATCTGGCTGCTGTGTAGCTCTTATTTACTGGTCTACGTGGTACGCATTGCAATCAATGACTGGGGAAATTTGTACCTGACTGAGCGTCACGGTTACCCGTTAATCACGGCAAACACCACTGTATCCATGTTTGAAGTAGGTGGCTTTCTCGGATCACTCTTTGGCGGATGGGGATCAGACAAATTCTTCCGTGGCAACCGAGCGCCCATGAACCTGATTTTTGCTTTGGGGATTTTCATCTCTGTCGCGGCGCTGTGGCTTACCCCGCTCGATAACGTGTTGGTGCTATCAGGTTGCTTTTTCTCCATTGGCTTTTTCGTCTTCGGGCCGCAAATGATGATAGGCATGGCCGCGGCAGAGTGTTCACACAAAGACGCAGCCGGAACCGCGACAGGATTTGTCGGACTGTTCGCCTACTTGGGGGCCGCGCTGGCCGGATATCCGCTAGCGGTGCTCATAGAGAATTTTAGCTGGGAAGGTTTCTTCGGAGTCATCACGCTGTGTGCAGCGTCGATTGGGCTGCTGATTTTACCTTTCGTCAAAGCACAGCAACGGGCAGGGATCGCCGTTAACTAA
- a CDS encoding Alpha-galactosidase (COG3345) — MTMDKQIIRLKGRHSELIVEVGEVAEVIYWGEALAALPQGADVALKRPVPYGRLDNDVPVSLHPELARGLFGSPALEGHRNGQHWSPAFTISAVHHEGGNLVVESRDSIAGLALTVSLEIDSNDVVQLKQTLTNIGEGEYQVNRLANTLPLPERANELLTYYGRWVKEFQQVRQPLSQGGYQQENRRGRTSHEHYPALIAGTKGFGECDGDVWGFHLAWSGNHRMRVDVKADGRRVVQAEALYLPGEMTLQPGESLATPILYATHSANGLNRMSQQFHGHVRASILAPQISEKPRPIHLNTWEGIYFEHDPEYIKEMATESAKMGVERFIIDDGWFKGRNGDKAALGDWYLDETKYPEGLEGIVNHVNELGMEFGLWFEPEMINKDSDLYRNHPDWLLVVEGYDQPTGRNQYAINLQNDDAFDYLLARLDHFLSTLNIAYIKWDMNREIVQPGHQGRAAGNNQVTRYYELVEKIRERHPEVEIESCAAGGGRIDYEVLKRTHRFWTSDNNDALERQQIQRGFSYFFPPEVMGSHIGARHCHSTRRTHDIRFRGLTALFGHMGIELDPVKEGTEEKAGFERYIKLHKEYRSLLHSGKSVRIPVDDCDSQLAKAVISQDGNEALVMVAQLAMPTNSLSGALRIPELDASKVYQISVLDHPVNFHQGLVNQQPAWTKQPLSLSGEWCQKVGLAMPILDAESAILIRLVAE, encoded by the coding sequence ATGACAATGGATAAGCAAATCATTCGCCTGAAAGGTCGACACTCTGAACTGATTGTTGAAGTTGGAGAGGTCGCTGAAGTGATCTACTGGGGGGAAGCACTTGCCGCGCTGCCCCAAGGAGCAGATGTTGCTCTGAAACGCCCAGTTCCTTATGGCCGATTAGATAATGATGTGCCTGTTTCATTGCATCCTGAACTTGCGAGGGGCCTCTTCGGCAGCCCTGCTCTTGAAGGCCACCGTAATGGGCAACACTGGTCGCCAGCTTTTACGATCAGCGCGGTTCATCATGAGGGCGGAAACCTGGTGGTGGAAAGCCGGGACTCCATTGCAGGGCTTGCACTGACGGTAAGCCTGGAGATTGATAGTAACGATGTTGTCCAACTCAAACAGACGTTGACCAATATCGGGGAAGGTGAGTATCAGGTAAATCGCCTGGCCAATACGCTACCTTTGCCAGAGCGGGCCAATGAGCTACTGACTTACTATGGTCGTTGGGTGAAAGAGTTCCAACAGGTACGCCAGCCTTTGTCGCAAGGGGGCTACCAGCAAGAGAACCGCCGTGGCCGTACATCACATGAACATTATCCGGCGTTGATTGCTGGTACCAAAGGTTTTGGCGAGTGTGACGGCGATGTCTGGGGCTTCCATTTGGCGTGGAGTGGCAACCACCGTATGCGCGTTGATGTCAAGGCCGATGGACGCCGTGTCGTCCAAGCGGAAGCACTGTATTTACCGGGCGAGATGACGCTGCAGCCGGGAGAAAGCTTGGCCACGCCTATCCTGTATGCTACGCACAGTGCGAATGGCTTGAACCGGATGAGCCAGCAGTTCCATGGTCATGTGCGCGCGTCAATTTTAGCTCCGCAAATCAGCGAGAAACCCCGCCCAATCCATCTTAATACCTGGGAGGGGATCTATTTCGAACATGATCCTGAGTACATCAAAGAGATGGCGACAGAGTCGGCCAAAATGGGGGTAGAGCGCTTTATTATCGATGATGGTTGGTTCAAAGGGCGTAATGGCGACAAAGCGGCATTGGGTGACTGGTACCTTGATGAAACCAAGTATCCTGAGGGCCTTGAGGGTATTGTTAACCATGTGAATGAGCTTGGCATGGAGTTCGGCCTTTGGTTCGAACCAGAGATGATCAACAAGGACTCGGATCTGTACCGCAATCATCCGGACTGGCTACTCGTTGTCGAGGGATATGACCAGCCAACGGGCCGCAATCAGTATGCGATAAACCTGCAAAATGACGATGCCTTTGACTACTTACTGGCAAGGCTGGATCACTTCCTGTCTACCCTTAATATCGCTTACATCAAGTGGGACATGAACCGTGAGATTGTCCAGCCGGGCCATCAGGGCCGTGCTGCGGGTAATAACCAGGTGACGCGTTACTATGAATTAGTCGAGAAGATCCGCGAGCGCCATCCTGAGGTAGAAATCGAGTCATGTGCTGCTGGTGGCGGCCGGATTGATTACGAGGTACTTAAACGTACCCACCGCTTCTGGACGTCAGACAATAACGATGCATTGGAACGACAGCAAATCCAGCGTGGCTTTAGTTATTTCTTCCCGCCAGAGGTGATGGGAAGCCATATCGGTGCGCGCCATTGTCACAGTACCCGCCGTACCCATGATATACGTTTTCGTGGCCTGACAGCCCTGTTTGGCCATATGGGTATCGAGCTAGACCCGGTGAAAGAGGGGACCGAGGAAAAGGCCGGATTCGAGCGCTATATCAAATTGCACAAGGAATACCGTAGTTTGCTTCATAGTGGCAAGTCTGTGCGTATCCCCGTTGATGATTGTGATAGCCAGTTAGCCAAGGCGGTGATCAGCCAGGATGGCAACGAGGCACTAGTAATGGTGGCCCAGTTGGCGATGCCAACCAATTCGCTCAGTGGTGCCTTGAGGATCCCCGAATTGGATGCCAGCAAGGTCTATCAGATATCCGTGCTGGATCATCCGGTTAATTTCCATCAAGGCTTGGTAAACCAGCAGCCTGCATGGACCAAACAGCCATTATCTCTTAGTGGGGAGTGGTGCCAAAAGGTCGGGCTTGCCATGCCTATCCTCGATGCCGAGAGTGCGATACTGATCAGGCTAGTTGCTGAGTAA
- a CDS encoding putative ABC transporter, permease (COG1178), with the protein MNELAAQITPSAIKRDPVFYWVLSLLAAFILLPVFALDWGLFESTPEEFRAAMGWSSMNISWLWFALPAVLLIRPAQVQDKYAKSRHYFDIGYSAFCMLFVVISSWYTAQGMGYATIALFVVLGAVMTLAFSRLEYLGGDTFVIGSLIAIVLLITTFIIFPSIAIFVPMFKDDMGNFVAWQFLDILGRAQIIQIIMNSVMLGISVGIGATFFGLVFAIYTTRIAKRSAFIARIFSILPIVTPPFVVGLGVTLMLGRSGYITELMVDWFGLTQTNWLYGFTGIWMAQVLAFAPMSFMILDGAMKSLHPSLEEASYTLRANRYQTFFKIVMPLLKPALANSFLIIFVQSLADFSNPLVLGGSFDVLATQIYFYIAGAQLDYASASTLGAVLLLFSLAIFVVQYIWIGKRSYVTISGKSYRGDVQPLPATLKHSVSGLLYFWMAFNILLYGSIIYGSFTVNWGVDYSLTFANYINLFGMGMSEGAWPSLITTMTYAGIAAPLTALFGLLIAYIVVRQQFHGKKVIEFATMLCFAVPGTVAGVSYILAFNDAPVYLTGTAAIVVISMVMRNVPVGIRSGVAGLGQLDKSLDEASLSLRANSLKTITHILLPLLRPAILSTLVYSFVRAMTTVSAIIFLVTPETRVATSYILNRVEDGEYGIAIAYGSILIVVMLSIILIFDFLVGEARISRSKAKNDAS; encoded by the coding sequence ATGAACGAACTTGCCGCACAAATCACGCCAAGTGCCATAAAGCGCGACCCTGTTTTCTATTGGGTATTAAGCCTGCTGGCAGCTTTTATTTTGCTGCCGGTCTTTGCTCTCGATTGGGGCCTATTTGAATCCACCCCAGAAGAATTCAGAGCAGCGATGGGCTGGAGTAGCATGAATATTTCATGGCTATGGTTCGCCCTCCCAGCTGTTTTATTGATCCGCCCTGCCCAAGTGCAGGATAAATACGCCAAAAGCCGTCACTACTTCGATATCGGCTACAGTGCTTTTTGCATGTTGTTTGTGGTGATTTCTTCTTGGTATACCGCGCAAGGAATGGGTTACGCAACCATCGCCCTATTTGTTGTCCTTGGCGCAGTCATGACCTTGGCTTTCTCAAGGCTTGAATACCTAGGCGGCGATACGTTTGTTATTGGCTCGCTCATCGCAATCGTGTTACTGATCACCACCTTTATTATTTTCCCGAGCATCGCCATCTTTGTCCCTATGTTCAAAGATGACATGGGGAATTTTGTCGCTTGGCAATTCCTAGATATTCTTGGCCGCGCCCAAATCATCCAGATCATCATGAACTCAGTCATGCTGGGCATATCTGTGGGGATCGGGGCAACCTTCTTCGGTTTGGTCTTTGCCATCTATACAACCCGCATCGCCAAGCGCAGTGCTTTTATTGCCCGAATCTTCTCTATTTTGCCTATCGTCACCCCGCCATTCGTAGTCGGCTTGGGTGTTACCCTGATGCTGGGGCGCTCTGGCTATATCACTGAATTGATGGTGGATTGGTTCGGCCTTACCCAAACCAACTGGCTGTATGGCTTTACCGGCATATGGATGGCACAGGTACTGGCGTTCGCGCCGATGTCGTTCATGATCCTTGACGGTGCGATGAAATCGCTGCATCCCTCACTGGAAGAAGCGTCTTATACCCTACGGGCCAATCGCTACCAGACCTTCTTTAAAATCGTCATGCCGCTGCTCAAACCGGCATTGGCAAACAGCTTTTTGATTATCTTCGTCCAGTCTTTGGCAGACTTCAGTAACCCACTGGTGCTCGGCGGCAGCTTCGACGTACTGGCCACTCAGATCTACTTCTACATTGCTGGCGCTCAGTTAGATTACGCTTCAGCAAGTACCCTTGGTGCAGTATTGCTTCTGTTCTCACTGGCTATTTTCGTCGTGCAGTATATTTGGATAGGCAAACGCTCTTACGTCACCATCTCCGGTAAGTCTTACCGCGGCGATGTTCAGCCACTTCCTGCCACATTGAAACACAGCGTTTCCGGCCTGTTGTATTTCTGGATGGCATTCAACATTCTGCTCTACGGCAGCATTATCTACGGCAGCTTTACCGTCAACTGGGGGGTTGATTACAGCCTGACATTCGCCAACTACATCAACCTGTTTGGTATGGGGATGAGCGAAGGGGCTTGGCCATCACTGATCACCACCATGACTTATGCCGGTATTGCCGCGCCACTAACCGCGCTATTCGGACTATTGATTGCTTACATCGTCGTCCGTCAGCAGTTCCACGGCAAAAAAGTGATCGAATTCGCCACTATGCTCTGTTTTGCCGTACCGGGAACCGTTGCCGGTGTGTCCTATATCCTTGCGTTTAACGATGCCCCTGTATACCTGACTGGTACTGCCGCTATCGTAGTGATCTCTATGGTGATGCGAAACGTTCCGGTAGGGATCCGCTCTGGTGTCGCCGGATTGGGTCAGTTGGACAAATCATTGGATGAAGCCTCACTGAGCCTGCGTGCCAACTCGCTGAAAACCATCACCCATATTTTGTTGCCACTGCTGCGTCCAGCGATTCTATCCACATTGGTATACAGTTTTGTACGGGCAATGACCACAGTCAGCGCCATTATCTTCCTGGTAACACCGGAAACCCGAGTGGCGACCTCTTACATCCTAAACCGGGTAGAAGACGGTGAATACGGTATCGCCATTGCCTACGGCTCCATCCTGATCGTTGTGATGCTGAGCATCATCCTTATTTTTGATTTCCTTGTCGGTGAAGCGCGTATTTCGCGTTCCAAAGCCAAAAACGACGCGTCCTAA